A region from the Methanofollis liminatans DSM 4140 genome encodes:
- a CDS encoding 50S ribosomal protein L6 — protein MVVERRVTIPAGITAAFTNFTMAVKGPKGELTRDMRYPGVNVAITDGEVVITTESGRKRVIAMVGTYAAHAKNMFDGVAQGYEYRMKVVYSHFPIQLKLKGDILEINNFLGEKQARYARISPGVKVAIGNDEVTITGINKDLVGATSAKIERATKVRKRDTRVFQDGIYIVEKA, from the coding sequence ATGGTAGTTGAGAGAAGAGTTACCATCCCTGCCGGGATCACGGCAGCCTTCACGAACTTCACCATGGCGGTGAAAGGTCCGAAGGGCGAGCTCACGCGGGACATGCGTTACCCCGGCGTCAATGTCGCCATCACCGATGGCGAGGTTGTCATCACCACCGAGTCAGGCAGAAAACGGGTCATCGCCATGGTCGGCACCTACGCGGCGCATGCGAAGAACATGTTCGACGGTGTTGCACAGGGCTATGAGTACAGGATGAAAGTGGTCTACTCCCACTTCCCGATCCAGCTCAAGCTCAAGGGCGATATCCTTGAGATCAACAACTTCCTTGGTGAGAAACAGGCGAGATACGCCAGGATCTCCCCGGGCGTCAAGGTCGCGATCGGCAACGATGAGGTGACCATCACCGGCATCAACAAGGATCTCGTCGGAGCGACCTCTGCGAAGATTGAGCGGGCGACCAAGGTCCGTAAGCGCGACACGCGGGTCTTCCAGGATGGAATATACATCGTAGAAAAGGCGTGA
- a CDS encoding 50S ribosomal protein L32e encodes MADNKIRLIRVRSAKTGCKFQRQCLHAKKKLEDTWRRPRGLTSKQRRQYRAKGAHPQAGYNAPIAVRGMHPSGYFEVLAYNPSDLEGLDAATQAVRIAGGVGRKKRGEIQQKAIAAGLKVLNAKNLAPAVVEEEAEADE; translated from the coding sequence ATGGCAGACAACAAGATTCGTTTAATCCGTGTCCGGTCGGCGAAGACCGGGTGCAAATTCCAGCGCCAGTGCCTCCACGCAAAGAAGAAGCTGGAAGACACCTGGAGAAGACCCCGCGGTCTTACCAGCAAGCAGAGGAGGCAGTACAGGGCGAAGGGTGCCCACCCGCAGGCTGGCTACAATGCCCCGATTGCGGTGCGCGGCATGCACCCGTCCGGCTACTTCGAGGTGCTCGCATACAATCCCTCTGACCTTGAAGGACTCGATGCAGCCACCCAGGCGGTCAGGATCGCCGGTGGCGTGGGCAGGAAGAAGCGCGGCGAGATCCAGCAGAAGGCGATCGCGGCCGGCCTCAAGGTGCTGAACGCAAAGAACCTCGCGCCGGCAGTGGTTGAAGAGGAGGCTGAGGCTGATGAGTGA